In one Micromonospora polyrhachis genomic region, the following are encoded:
- a CDS encoding AAA family ATPase — MVPPGVEAERVITAVLADLRSGDHRGVVVDSPPGAGKSTLVVRAAGELAAAGEPLIIIAQTNEQVDDLIDRLANSAPELRIGRLSATDYVPSARVQEHTGVRVGSKVAELGGPAVIIGTAAKWATVTEGSWPWAIVDEAYQMRSDALLRVASRFERALFVGDPGQLDPFSTVETVRWTGLTWDPMQSAVAVLLRHNPDLPVHRLPVSWRLPASAAPVVAAAFYPFTGFRAGTTEADRVLTLTEPGPGDAFDASVELAATTGWGWYELPARFVPRTDTEAASACAALALRILDRKAVAVSERAPAGAPVTADRIAIGAAHRDQVAVIRSQLGPAGADITVDTANRLQGREYDVTVVLHPLSGRRDATAFHLESGRLCVLTSRHRHACLVVARGGIAELLDAHPSTEPVHLNVPVKFPDGWEANQAVLARLRAHAGAVVAGEPA, encoded by the coding sequence ATGGTGCCGCCGGGGGTCGAGGCGGAACGGGTGATCACCGCCGTACTGGCCGACCTGCGCTCCGGCGACCATCGTGGGGTGGTGGTGGACTCGCCACCCGGGGCGGGCAAGTCGACCCTGGTGGTGCGCGCCGCCGGCGAACTGGCCGCGGCCGGCGAGCCGCTGATCATCATCGCGCAGACCAACGAGCAGGTCGACGACCTGATCGACCGATTGGCCAACTCCGCCCCCGAGCTGCGGATCGGCCGGTTGTCAGCCACTGACTACGTACCCTCGGCCCGGGTGCAGGAGCACACGGGGGTCCGGGTCGGGAGCAAGGTCGCGGAACTCGGCGGACCGGCCGTCATCATCGGAACGGCTGCCAAGTGGGCCACCGTCACCGAGGGCTCGTGGCCGTGGGCGATCGTGGACGAGGCGTACCAGATGCGCTCGGACGCCCTGCTGCGCGTGGCCAGCCGGTTCGAACGGGCGCTGTTCGTCGGCGACCCCGGACAGCTCGACCCGTTCTCGACGGTGGAGACCGTCCGCTGGACCGGGCTGACCTGGGACCCGATGCAGAGCGCGGTCGCGGTGCTGCTGCGCCACAACCCGGATCTGCCGGTGCACCGGCTGCCGGTGTCCTGGCGGCTGCCCGCCTCGGCGGCTCCGGTGGTGGCGGCGGCGTTCTATCCGTTCACCGGATTCCGGGCCGGCACCACCGAGGCCGACCGGGTGCTCACGTTGACCGAGCCCGGTCCGGGTGACGCCTTCGACGCGAGCGTGGAACTGGCGGCCACCACCGGTTGGGGCTGGTACGAGTTGCCGGCCCGGTTCGTACCCCGTACCGATACGGAGGCCGCCTCGGCCTGCGCGGCGCTGGCGTTGCGCATCCTGGACCGCAAGGCGGTCGCGGTCTCCGAACGCGCCCCGGCGGGCGCACCGGTCACCGCCGACCGGATCGCGATCGGGGCCGCGCACCGTGACCAGGTCGCGGTGATCCGATCCCAGCTCGGCCCGGCCGGCGCGGACATCACCGTCGACACCGCCAACCGGTTGCAGGGCCGGGAGTACGACGTGACCGTGGTGCTGCATCCGCTCTCCGGCCGGCGGGACGCCACCGCCTTCCACCTGGAGTCCGGGCGGCTCTGTGTGCTCACCAGCCGGCACCGGCACGCCTGCCTGGTGGTGGCTCGGGGCGGCATCGCCGAACTGCTCGACGCCCACCCGTCCACCGAACCGGTCCACCTCAACGTCCCGGTCAAGTTCCCCGACGGTTGGGAAGCCAACCAGGCGGTCCTGGCCCGGCTCCGGGCGCACGCCGGTGCCGTCGTGGCCGGCGAGCCGGCATAG
- a CDS encoding restriction endonuclease — translation MGIIKEMQRAHARQVRAQQRAGAAAHRHQQQLRRDAERAMKAAERAAAADERDRKRLYIEARLAEVAADNSDLNARLDELDSLLAMTLTVDDHIDLALLKKTVSHPPFTPGPVGVPLPPPNWHQFEPPSPSGLGRLFGSQAKHQQQIAAAQQAFDQAQAQHAAAETHRQRRLTAAHQRYQQQCQQVEAQIAAHNAEVDRFAIAVAKGEPNAVVDYLGMVLGNSVYPDDFPQHYRLAYVPESRQLVVEYHLPTLEVVPAVREYRYVKARDEVTTSARPMKEIKDRYANLIAQVTLRTVHELFEADRSSLVETIVFNGIVDTTDPRTGAAVQPCLVSLRSTREVFTSLSLDRVEPTACLNHLNATVSRRPEALAPVRPVLEFDMVDKRFVDEVDVLADLDQRPNLLKLSPTEFESLIQNLFTKMGLDTKQTRASRDGGVDCVAFDPRPIFGGKVVVQAKRYRNTVDVSAVRDLFGTMQNEGASKGILVTTSGYGPASYEFASGKPLELIDGSNLLYLLAEHAGVRARIDASELD, via the coding sequence ATGGGCATCATCAAGGAGATGCAACGGGCGCATGCCCGACAGGTACGCGCCCAGCAACGCGCCGGCGCGGCCGCCCACCGTCATCAGCAACAGCTACGCCGCGATGCGGAGCGCGCCATGAAGGCCGCCGAGCGCGCGGCGGCCGCCGATGAGCGTGATCGAAAGCGCCTGTACATCGAAGCCCGGCTCGCTGAAGTCGCCGCTGACAACTCCGATCTCAACGCCCGCCTCGACGAGCTGGACTCGCTGCTGGCGATGACGCTCACCGTCGATGATCACATCGACCTCGCGCTTCTCAAGAAAACGGTCTCCCACCCTCCGTTCACCCCTGGGCCGGTCGGCGTACCGCTGCCCCCGCCAAACTGGCACCAGTTCGAACCGCCCTCGCCAAGTGGACTCGGCAGGCTATTCGGCAGCCAGGCAAAGCATCAGCAACAGATCGCTGCCGCACAGCAAGCCTTCGACCAGGCTCAGGCGCAACACGCAGCAGCTGAGACGCACCGACAGCGGCGGCTGACGGCCGCTCACCAGCGATACCAGCAGCAATGTCAGCAAGTCGAGGCACAGATTGCCGCACACAACGCGGAGGTTGACCGGTTCGCGATCGCGGTGGCGAAGGGAGAGCCGAACGCAGTCGTCGATTACCTCGGGATGGTGTTGGGCAACTCCGTCTACCCAGATGACTTTCCCCAACACTACCGGTTGGCCTATGTCCCCGAGTCGCGCCAGCTCGTCGTGGAGTACCACCTGCCGACACTGGAGGTTGTCCCAGCGGTACGCGAGTACCGGTATGTCAAGGCACGTGACGAGGTCACCACATCGGCTCGGCCGATGAAGGAAATCAAGGATCGGTACGCGAACCTCATCGCGCAGGTGACCCTGCGTACCGTTCATGAGCTCTTCGAAGCTGATCGTTCGAGCCTGGTCGAAACGATCGTCTTCAACGGGATCGTCGATACGACCGATCCGCGCACAGGCGCTGCTGTCCAACCCTGCCTGGTCAGTCTCCGAAGCACTCGTGAGGTGTTCACGTCGCTCAGTCTGGACCGAGTCGAGCCAACAGCTTGCCTAAATCATCTAAACGCTACAGTGTCAAGGCGGCCCGAGGCACTCGCACCGGTCCGGCCGGTGCTTGAGTTCGACATGGTCGACAAGCGCTTCGTCGACGAGGTCGACGTCCTGGCCGACCTGGACCAGCGCCCCAACCTGCTGAAGCTCAGCCCGACCGAATTCGAGAGCTTGATCCAGAACTTATTTACCAAAATGGGCCTGGACACGAAGCAAACTCGCGCTTCCCGGGACGGAGGTGTCGATTGTGTCGCCTTCGATCCTCGGCCAATCTTCGGCGGAAAGGTCGTTGTCCAGGCCAAGCGCTATCGCAACACGGTTGACGTGTCCGCTGTCCGCGACCTCTTCGGCACCATGCAGAACGAGGGAGCATCCAAGGGAATCCTTGTTACCACCAGCGGCTACGGGCCCGCGTCTTACGAGTTTGCATCGGGGAAGCCTCTGGAACTGATCGATGGCTCCAACCTGCTCTACCTACTCGCCGAACACGCAGGGGTGAGGGCCAGAATCGACGCCAGCGAGCTGGACTGA
- the darT gene encoding type II toxin-antitoxin system toxin DNA ADP-ribosyl transferase DarT produces the protein MNNWARPPERALIMHFTHITNMPAILASGRLIADSSVAALLVTNVGATDIKAARRQRRVSCPPFGMVADYVPFYFAQRSPMMYRIACEHRDQAADRYPGGDDPLVYLVSSVDRVHDAGLAWAASDGNCAASLTRFTRSLHDLAELVDWPLMGEEIWKNLPDDRDRVRRRMAEFLVHREFPLDLVTGYVVRTPSRKEELRQVLRSAGAPRAYVDVRPSWYYGYAPGEVSK, from the coding sequence TTGAACAACTGGGCGCGTCCGCCCGAACGGGCACTGATCATGCACTTCACCCATATCACCAATATGCCGGCGATCCTCGCATCAGGACGGCTGATCGCGGACAGCTCGGTAGCCGCTCTCCTGGTGACAAATGTCGGCGCAACCGACATCAAGGCCGCACGCCGTCAACGACGTGTCAGTTGTCCACCTTTCGGTATGGTTGCCGATTATGTCCCGTTCTATTTCGCGCAGCGTTCACCAATGATGTACCGCATCGCGTGCGAGCACCGGGACCAGGCTGCAGACCGCTATCCCGGAGGAGACGATCCTCTGGTTTACCTGGTGAGCTCGGTGGACCGAGTACACGACGCCGGGTTGGCATGGGCTGCGAGCGACGGCAACTGCGCTGCCTCACTGACAAGATTCACCCGATCTCTTCATGATCTTGCCGAGTTGGTGGACTGGCCCCTGATGGGAGAGGAGATCTGGAAGAACTTGCCGGACGACCGGGATCGGGTCCGACGACGCATGGCGGAGTTCCTCGTCCATCGCGAGTTTCCGCTCGATCTGGTAACGGGGTACGTGGTACGTACCCCGTCTCGGAAGGAAGAGCTGCGGCAGGTCCTACGATCGGCCGGCGCCCCAAGGGCTTACGTTGATGTCAGACCGAGCTGGTACTACGGGTACGCTCCGGGGGAGGTGAGCAAGTGA
- the darG gene encoding type II toxin-antitoxin system antitoxin DNA ADP-ribosyl glycohydrolase DarG, with amino-acid sequence MIIVSHGNLLTADAEALVNTVNTVGVMGKGIALQFKRAYPANYAAYRAACATGKVKLGEMFLFDSARLGPRRYVINFPTKGHWRSNSKLADIEAGLAALVRLVRELGISSVAVPALGCGNGGLDWDRVRLAIEQAFEALPDVRVLLFPPEGAPAPAEMPVATAKPPLTPGRATLLRGIDSYLDRARTLEPRDGVTELEIQKISYFLQALGQPFRLSFGRGPYGPYAESLHRVLELLEGHYLIGYGDRSARVEELRPINLTPGTSEAVAAWSASHDTDSSDKALDQLARLIDGFETPYSLELLATVHYAAQQHPPSADINELVHRIQTWSGRKARLFTPAHIQTAYDRLRSAGLMPSFQ; translated from the coding sequence GTGATCATCGTCAGCCATGGCAACCTGCTGACGGCAGACGCCGAGGCACTGGTCAACACCGTCAACACCGTGGGGGTGATGGGCAAGGGAATCGCGCTGCAGTTCAAGCGCGCCTACCCGGCAAACTACGCAGCCTATCGAGCTGCGTGCGCCACAGGCAAAGTCAAACTGGGCGAAATGTTTCTTTTCGACTCCGCTCGCCTCGGCCCTCGTCGCTATGTGATCAATTTCCCGACAAAGGGCCATTGGCGGTCAAACTCCAAGCTTGCCGATATCGAGGCTGGCCTGGCCGCCCTGGTCCGGTTGGTACGAGAGCTCGGGATCAGCTCCGTGGCAGTGCCCGCGCTCGGCTGCGGCAACGGAGGACTCGACTGGGATCGGGTCCGATTGGCGATCGAGCAGGCATTCGAGGCGCTGCCAGACGTACGGGTGCTCCTTTTCCCTCCCGAAGGTGCACCTGCCCCCGCCGAGATGCCGGTTGCCACCGCAAAGCCACCGCTTACCCCTGGCCGGGCAACTCTGCTGAGAGGAATCGATAGCTACCTTGATCGCGCCCGCACTCTCGAACCACGTGACGGTGTAACCGAGCTGGAGATTCAGAAGATCAGCTATTTTCTCCAAGCACTTGGTCAACCCTTCCGCCTCTCGTTCGGCCGTGGCCCGTACGGGCCGTACGCCGAGAGTCTTCACCGCGTTCTGGAGCTACTGGAGGGCCACTACCTCATCGGCTATGGCGACAGGTCGGCTCGAGTCGAAGAACTCAGGCCCATCAACCTGACACCCGGTACATCCGAAGCCGTCGCGGCCTGGTCCGCTTCACATGACACGGACAGCTCAGACAAGGCGTTGGACCAACTCGCCCGGCTCATCGATGGGTTCGAGACGCCCTACAGCCTTGAGTTGCTCGCCACCGTGCACTATGCCGCCCAGCAACATCCGCCATCCGCCGACATCAACGAGTTGGTCCACCGCATCCAGACCTGGAGTGGCCGAAAGGCAAGGCTATTTACACCCGCCCATATTCAGACCGCCTACGACCGCCTCCGGTCCGCCGGCCTGATGCCCAGTTTTCAGTAA
- a CDS encoding DUF3427 domain-containing protein: MLDNLKRALPSSNKRLVSELRQLGDVSLAEFLHETGLEIEDIYRRKILGGWAGLRRTAGLASTPAGPDDTTLSAAFGRMLHLDDLDRLDLLVRLAAGQRPAAGRLLHMLHFTLWGPAAPLVELDGHLARLWADPARCAELRQVAEVLRTRIHRITTPPSSDNVPLRIHARYSKNEACAAFGMTNPGALREGVKWIEAERADIFFVTLDKSEHHYSPTTRYQDRALTAELFQWESQSTTSAGSPTGRRYVEHAERGSTVHLFVRESKVAEGDLGVPPYLYAGPMTYERHTRDRPMRIIWRLDRPLPADVLHAARAIAA; encoded by the coding sequence GTGCTGGACAACCTGAAGCGCGCTCTGCCCAGCTCGAACAAGCGGCTCGTCAGCGAGCTACGTCAGCTCGGTGACGTCTCCCTCGCCGAGTTCCTGCACGAGACCGGCCTGGAGATCGAGGACATCTATCGCCGGAAGATCCTCGGCGGCTGGGCCGGGCTGCGCCGTACCGCCGGGCTGGCGAGCACGCCCGCTGGTCCCGACGACACCACCCTCAGCGCCGCCTTCGGCCGGATGCTGCACCTGGACGACCTCGACCGGCTCGACCTGCTAGTCCGGCTCGCTGCCGGACAACGGCCCGCAGCCGGCCGGTTGCTGCACATGCTGCACTTCACGCTCTGGGGCCCGGCAGCGCCACTGGTCGAACTGGACGGGCACCTGGCCCGGCTCTGGGCGGACCCGGCCCGCTGTGCCGAGCTACGTCAGGTCGCCGAGGTGCTGCGTACCCGCATCCACCGGATCACCACGCCACCCAGTTCCGACAACGTGCCGCTACGGATCCACGCCCGGTACAGCAAGAACGAGGCGTGTGCCGCCTTCGGCATGACCAACCCGGGAGCACTACGCGAAGGGGTCAAGTGGATCGAGGCGGAGCGCGCCGACATCTTCTTCGTCACGCTGGACAAGTCGGAGCACCACTACTCTCCCACCACCAGATATCAGGACCGGGCGCTCACCGCCGAGTTGTTCCAGTGGGAGTCGCAGAGCACCACCTCGGCCGGTTCGCCGACCGGCCGGCGCTACGTCGAACACGCGGAACGGGGTTCGACGGTGCACCTCTTCGTCCGGGAGAGCAAGGTCGCCGAGGGCGATCTCGGTGTGCCGCCCTACCTCTATGCCGGGCCGATGACGTACGAGCGGCACACCAGGGATCGTCCGATGCGCATCATCTGGCGACTCGACCGCCCGCTCCCCGCCGACGTGCTGCACGCGGCCCGGGCGATAGCCGCCTGA
- a CDS encoding class IV adenylate cyclase — MNDGVREIEVKYRVAEPDAIVVALRQLGVELSAPVRQDDQAYAPAGWAYGQSKTGVSFARLRTQDGRHLFCVKRPLDNELACQEYETEVAEREPMHAAILAMGFQPTVRIVKTRRTGRLGGMSFCLDEIRHLGTFLEIELLVDDNRSAVEVQARLDDFAQSLGVELARSTETYDSLIRAALTAPV; from the coding sequence ATGAATGATGGCGTCCGGGAGATCGAGGTCAAGTATCGGGTCGCCGAACCGGACGCGATCGTCGTCGCGCTACGGCAGCTGGGCGTGGAACTGTCCGCGCCGGTCCGGCAGGACGATCAGGCGTACGCGCCAGCCGGCTGGGCGTACGGGCAGAGCAAGACCGGTGTCTCCTTCGCCCGACTCCGTACGCAGGACGGCCGCCATCTGTTCTGCGTCAAGCGGCCACTCGACAACGAACTCGCCTGCCAGGAGTACGAAACCGAGGTGGCCGAGCGGGAGCCGATGCACGCGGCGATTCTGGCGATGGGATTCCAGCCGACGGTACGGATCGTCAAGACCCGGCGTACCGGACGACTGGGCGGGATGTCCTTCTGCCTTGACGAGATACGTCACCTCGGCACATTCCTTGAGATCGAACTGCTGGTCGATGACAACCGGTCAGCGGTCGAGGTGCAGGCCAGGTTGGACGATTTCGCCCAGTCGCTCGGTGTGGAGTTGGCGCGCAGCACGGAAACCTACGACTCCCTGATCCGTGCCGCATTGACTGCGCCGGTCTGA
- a CDS encoding PucR family transcriptional regulator, which yields MAESRAQPGRGLGRAGGRRLGRSEEDLSGVARAASRDAGGVADDLLGEFLPQLAEAATSGRRLDRPALDAIGAAGRRAAEQGVPVGRAVELYVSAAWRLWRLLPVVAQADEAEPVRLAGEAVLRVVNDALAALVDGYLAARRLMVRREEALRRELIDDLLRGDPDVAGIVERAEPFGLDLTRAHQVALALPGRRWAEVTAATGGLERVILDRFGDRDVLVSAKEGVLAVLVPGIAVAPEQRGRRQPTGELGRVMHAALQSIPSGRPWRIAVGRPYPGVFGIARSYEEAREALDLAGKLGLPDPVAQAEDLLVYRMLLRDQAAIADLIEGVLTPLTLARGGAEPLLATIEAYFATGGVATHAARRLHLSVRAVTYRLGRVRTLTGYDPMNPTDWFTLHAAVLGARLLDWPNRDLPRPT from the coding sequence ATGGCTGAGTCACGTGCCCAGCCGGGTCGTGGCCTGGGCCGGGCCGGTGGACGACGGCTCGGCCGATCCGAGGAGGATCTTTCCGGGGTGGCCCGGGCGGCCAGCCGGGACGCCGGTGGCGTGGCCGACGATCTGCTCGGCGAGTTCCTTCCGCAGTTGGCCGAGGCGGCCACCTCGGGCCGCCGGCTGGATCGTCCCGCGCTGGACGCGATCGGTGCGGCCGGCCGGCGCGCGGCGGAGCAGGGCGTTCCGGTCGGCCGGGCGGTGGAACTCTACGTCTCGGCGGCCTGGCGACTCTGGCGGCTGCTGCCGGTGGTGGCGCAGGCCGACGAGGCGGAACCGGTACGACTGGCCGGCGAGGCCGTACTCCGAGTGGTCAACGACGCCCTGGCGGCGCTGGTCGACGGCTATCTGGCCGCCCGCCGGCTGATGGTACGGCGGGAGGAGGCGCTGCGCCGCGAGCTGATCGACGACCTGCTGCGTGGAGATCCGGACGTCGCCGGGATCGTGGAACGTGCCGAGCCGTTCGGGCTGGACCTCACCCGCGCCCATCAGGTGGCGTTGGCCCTGCCTGGCCGCCGGTGGGCCGAGGTGACCGCCGCGACCGGGGGCCTGGAGCGGGTGATCCTGGACCGGTTCGGTGACCGGGACGTGCTGGTGTCGGCGAAGGAGGGCGTGCTGGCGGTGCTCGTACCCGGGATCGCCGTTGCCCCCGAACAACGCGGCCGGCGGCAGCCCACCGGTGAGCTCGGTCGGGTGATGCACGCCGCCCTCCAGTCGATCCCGTCCGGTCGGCCGTGGCGGATCGCGGTCGGTCGCCCCTATCCGGGTGTGTTCGGCATCGCCCGTTCCTACGAGGAGGCGCGGGAGGCGCTGGACCTAGCCGGCAAGCTGGGCCTGCCGGACCCGGTGGCACAGGCGGAGGATCTGCTCGTCTACCGGATGCTGCTGCGGGACCAGGCGGCCATCGCCGACCTGATCGAGGGGGTGCTGACCCCGCTGACGCTGGCCCGGGGCGGGGCGGAACCACTGCTCGCGACGATCGAGGCGTACTTCGCCACCGGTGGGGTGGCCACCCATGCCGCCCGTCGGCTGCACCTGTCCGTACGGGCGGTCACCTATCGGCTGGGACGGGTCCGTACGCTCACCGGCTACGACCCGATGAATCCGACCGACTGGTTCACGTTGCATGCCGCCGTACTCGGCGCCCGGTTGTTGGACTGGCCCAACCGGGATCTGCCCCGCCCCACCTGA
- a CDS encoding potassium transporter TrkA, which yields MYVEHVALPGIGLRQVITTDDDQHVGVVCHHNGRRDLVVYRPDDPDAALSVTLTRREAATLARLLGLVEVEETDCACHRQPAVR from the coding sequence ATGTACGTCGAGCACGTCGCGCTCCCCGGGATCGGCCTGCGACAGGTGATCACCACCGACGATGATCAGCACGTCGGGGTGGTGTGTCACCACAACGGCCGTCGGGACCTCGTCGTCTATCGGCCCGACGACCCGGACGCCGCGCTGAGTGTCACCCTGACCCGCCGGGAAGCCGCCACCCTGGCCCGGCTGCTCGGTCTCGTCGAGGTCGAGGAGACCGACTGCGCGTGCCATCGGCAGCCAGCCGTCCGCTGA
- a CDS encoding globin domain-containing protein, which yields MKEPEARNDYHSLLGLHHSMLLRRSMRGGGRGIGDPAERSAMLLDGWPQRLSDQRMMQDSLSIVEPFGDTLMYVYTVLFRDSPHLRSLFPDSIVAQRDQLSASMRRLIGDLHRPDVVVPYFQQLGQAHRRLGVRAAHFQPFGDALLEALRTRAGGAWRSAYDQAWQRAYHFVTRVMSDAAQAALSAPPYVTATVVHHQQAGPDLAVIRVRPAQPYPYVAGQYATIESPYLPHNWRCYSMADPPGPDNMVEFHVRATGAGRLSDVLVNKVTVGDELRLAPARGMMTLAGTAAKGVLLVAGGTGLAPIRALLGELARQPSPPPTRLFFGARTFGEIYELELLDSYAARYPWLQVVRAVAEGAAYPYESGTVVDVVTRRGSWAGHHAYLSGPAGMVTALAGRLAGLGVDPDDIRYDPQ from the coding sequence ATGAAGGAGCCCGAAGCGCGCAACGACTACCACAGTCTGCTCGGCCTGCATCACTCGATGCTGCTGCGCCGAAGCATGCGCGGTGGCGGTCGGGGGATCGGTGACCCTGCCGAACGCAGCGCCATGCTGCTCGACGGCTGGCCGCAGCGCCTGAGTGACCAGCGGATGATGCAGGACAGTCTGTCCATCGTGGAGCCATTCGGCGACACGCTGATGTACGTCTACACAGTGCTCTTCCGGGACTCCCCGCATCTGCGATCCCTCTTTCCCGACTCGATCGTCGCTCAGCGTGATCAACTATCCGCGTCGATGCGTCGGCTCATCGGCGATCTGCACCGGCCGGACGTGGTCGTCCCGTACTTCCAGCAACTGGGCCAGGCACACCGTCGGCTCGGGGTACGCGCCGCCCACTTCCAGCCCTTCGGCGACGCGCTGCTCGAAGCGCTGCGTACCCGTGCGGGCGGCGCTTGGCGGTCCGCCTACGACCAGGCGTGGCAGCGGGCGTACCACTTCGTAACCCGGGTGATGAGCGACGCCGCGCAGGCGGCGCTCTCCGCGCCGCCGTACGTCACCGCCACCGTGGTGCACCACCAGCAGGCCGGCCCGGACCTGGCCGTGATCCGGGTACGACCAGCGCAGCCCTACCCCTACGTCGCCGGGCAGTACGCCACCATCGAGTCGCCCTACCTGCCGCACAACTGGCGGTGCTACTCGATGGCCGATCCGCCGGGGCCGGACAACATGGTCGAGTTCCACGTTCGGGCCACCGGTGCCGGCCGGCTCAGTGACGTGCTGGTCAACAAGGTCACTGTCGGTGACGAACTGCGGCTCGCCCCGGCCCGGGGGATGATGACGCTGGCGGGTACGGCGGCCAAGGGTGTGCTGCTGGTCGCCGGCGGCACCGGGTTGGCCCCCATCCGGGCTCTCCTGGGCGAGCTGGCCCGGCAGCCGAGTCCACCACCGACCCGGCTGTTCTTCGGTGCCCGTACCTTCGGTGAGATCTACGAACTGGAACTGCTCGACTCGTACGCCGCGCGCTACCCCTGGCTACAGGTGGTCCGGGCGGTCGCCGAGGGAGCCGCCTACCCGTACGAGTCGGGCACCGTGGTCGACGTGGTGACCCGGCGCGGCAGTTGGGCGGGACACCACGCCTACCTGTCCGGACCTGCCGGCATGGTCACGGCCCTCGCGGGCCGACTGGCCGGACTTGGCGTCGACCCCGACGACATCCGGTACGACCCGCAGTAG
- a CDS encoding roadblock/LC7 domain-containing protein, whose amino-acid sequence MIDNRGAAVEPLPRRERSARFDGPPASAHRESLAGPDTDHAVRTQLAGLRHALPGVRGCVVAGVDGLLISHDLTGDPEPHDLAALAATTFGLGRQAGLALRHGPFRESTVHSHRGYFAVYAVSETVLLAVLGDDGLNVARLHLEARPLANRLADLLHVRTA is encoded by the coding sequence GTGATCGACAACCGAGGCGCTGCCGTCGAACCGCTGCCTCGTCGGGAGCGCTCGGCCCGGTTCGACGGGCCCCCCGCCTCCGCACACCGGGAATCGCTCGCCGGCCCCGACACCGACCACGCGGTACGAACCCAGTTGGCTGGGCTGCGACACGCGCTGCCCGGCGTACGGGGCTGCGTCGTCGCGGGCGTGGACGGCCTGCTGATCTCGCACGACCTTACCGGTGACCCCGAACCACACGATCTGGCAGCGCTGGCGGCCACCACGTTCGGCCTCGGGCGGCAGGCCGGGCTCGCCCTACGGCACGGCCCGTTCCGGGAGTCCACCGTGCACAGTCACCGGGGCTACTTCGCCGTGTACGCGGTGAGCGAAACCGTCCTGCTCGCGGTGCTCGGCGACGACGGGCTGAACGTGGCCCGGCTACACCTGGAGGCCCGGCCGCTGGCCAACCGGCTCGCCGACCTGCTGCACGTTCGCACCGCGTAA
- a CDS encoding RICIN domain-containing protein — MPTDEVSPPPGGTLYSSGPRSRLPRGRTLLIILTVSVVGMLGLVGVLVGTALGKNSRADGGPPTGTAAPTATVSATETAEPSQDEPTPTPEATPSSPTSNGRILRLVHASLCLDVVNGVAPEGAAVQQAECSGSQSQHWLSTPAGEGTVTLVNAGSGMCLDVYNLSTDDGAAIIQWTCNGGPNQQWRLTSVGTGQVTLVSVHSDKCLDVPEASTAPGTKIQQWTCNSGTNQTWTVS, encoded by the coding sequence ATGCCCACTGACGAAGTATCCCCGCCGCCGGGCGGCACGCTCTACAGTTCCGGTCCGCGATCCCGACTGCCCCGGGGACGGACGTTGCTGATCATCCTGACGGTCAGCGTGGTGGGCATGCTGGGCCTGGTGGGTGTGCTCGTCGGGACCGCGCTCGGCAAGAACTCCCGCGCTGATGGCGGACCTCCGACTGGGACGGCAGCCCCCACCGCCACCGTATCGGCGACCGAGACAGCGGAGCCGAGCCAGGACGAGCCCACCCCGACGCCGGAGGCCACGCCCAGCAGTCCGACCAGCAACGGGCGGATCCTCCGGTTGGTACACGCCTCGCTCTGCCTGGATGTCGTGAACGGGGTGGCACCCGAAGGCGCGGCTGTCCAGCAGGCTGAGTGTTCCGGGTCCCAGAGCCAACACTGGCTGAGCACACCGGCTGGTGAAGGCACGGTCACGCTGGTCAACGCGGGCAGCGGCATGTGTCTCGACGTCTACAACCTGAGCACCGACGACGGTGCGGCGATCATCCAGTGGACCTGTAACGGGGGCCCCAACCAGCAGTGGCGGCTCACCAGCGTCGGCACCGGTCAGGTGACCTTGGTCAGCGTCCACAGCGACAAGTGCCTGGACGTGCCGGAGGCCAGCACGGCCCCCGGCACCAAGATCCAGCAGTGGACCTGCAACAGCGGAACGAACCAGACCTGGACGGTTTCCTAG